Sequence from the Mixophyes fleayi isolate aMixFle1 chromosome 4, aMixFle1.hap1, whole genome shotgun sequence genome:
aaatagcttgaacttgatggactggtgtcttttttcaacctcatcaactatgttactatgtaatatgGAGGTTTAAAATATATCCAAtttaaagtataggatgagacgtAATCTCTTCCAGCTCTGAACTGGTGCAAAACTCAAGTCCATATGCAGACTGGAAATGGTTGTGCACCTTCCACACAGGAAACAACAGCGAGAGTGTGTCGCATGTCAATCTTGAACCGCAAAATGAAATTTCGTCTCTGCAAAACAATGTGCACGGTATGCTTACTGCTTACACTGTACTGTGTACAGAACACCCTCACTCCTCCCAGGTGCTCTCCTTGCCATGTACAGGCTTCTGCAGACGCTGCTTATTACTGCGTAGACCCATGCCACTTGGTGGAAActaggtgcacttgtgcaaatTAAGGCAGTCGCTGAACTTAAAGCTGCTTTTGTGCTGCACAGTTCAGGTTTTGCTACTAGTTACTGACACCCCTCCTTGTTCATTTAATGATGGTGCTAATACACATGGATACATTCTATACATGTgcagtttttttccttttcatgtGATACCTAACTGCTTTATAAAGAAAGCAGGATCCtagttatacatacatatatatatatatatatatatatatatatatatatatatatattgggattAGAATTATTTAAAAAGGCTTTGATTTTACTGAAAGAATTGTTcatgtaaaatgtttttgtattgttCATGTATAGATGTGTGTAAATAACATACAGTAATGTTACAAAGATGTCATCGCACTGGAAGCAGTGCGGTGATATTACTGAGCCAATCGAACACCTGCACAGGTTCCTTTAAAAGTCTCGGAGTAAAGCTGCAAAAGTTGCCTAtgaagacattgccattttaaatcctgCCGCATGTCGCCGAATATCGTCGACCTAAATAatccgcagattgatacatttactccttgtcATGGATCTGCAAGCATTCAACTTCTCTGGTGATTAGTTCATCTGTCTGCCACCCCCCCAGCATCAACTATTTTGCCCTCTTGTGCTCAGCTCCTTCTCTTTGGGAACCTCTAATTTTATTACTTACCCCCTTTGTCATCCACCTTAAAAAACTTACTTTGAATCTCTAAAACCCTCCACTTCCTTATAGGTCCAGGACCCAACCAACCTCAGTGTATCCACCAGTAAGATCTCACCCTGCTACTTTCTTGATCTTCATACTGATGTATACAAAGCAGGGGAAAgttatgtttattatatgtagGGGCCCACTCTTATAcaggcaaatataaaaatataaacttataTAACTTTTTTGGTAATGTTAAAATGTTCAATCCCCCAACTGAATATTAATTAaaactgcaaaatattttacaattgatATTCAAGAAGGTGTATCATAAAAAAGAATAGTGAATCATATAAAAATGCCGAAGGGAAGAATTGATTtgatatgatttattattttttgtgtctaTTGAAGATATAATAATTAGGACTATTTCCCTATATCATATAATCAATTCCTGAAACTCTTCTACAATATTCACATGTTTCTAAATCATTCAGATTATAACCTATTATAACCTATTGTTATAGGTTATTCGTTCAACCAAAATATGGCCATATTTATTTTAACGTATTCCGTCATTGTCAAATACATAAATGCATGTATGATTCTTTGTTTATTCAGTTCAGCCAGTACAGgattaatgtataaaatatatagaacatgATTGATACTTCTTCCAATCTTGGCAGCACTCGTTGCAAATGTTCAGAGATTAGATACTGACACTGGTCTCCCTCTAACCaataaattggctgctgtcaCAAGTATTTCAGGGAGGTAAACACCTGAGTGACTTTTTAGTAAATTTCTGTCCTATATCCTTATTCCCCAGTAttcttatatattaatatactttgcaataatattactTCTTATGTTTCTAAAACATTATTGACTCCACGAGATGTGTTTCTCATTTGTGTGGAGTCAGTAATCACCTCAAAATAGATAAATCTGAACAAAAGAGAAGATTATGGCTCTCTCTGCCTAGAAAATAGGAGAATCTTAAACAAAAggttcatttgttgacataacaggatgtcagagactgctgTGATCTAATTAGAAAGGAAGATGTTACCACCAGCCAAGATCTAATTACAATTCTCTTTTGTTGTAAGTGACCTTaagaatgtttatacctcatttacatgtcaAGGAGGTTTACATGAGAAACTGAAGCTGCTCTGgtgaaataatttaatttatgagagACTAATTTAAATGTCAACTGAAGACAATTAGTGTGAGAataagctttggtcatcccgggaactattgaagagagatggggaggaatgactataaataggctgtatcaggctggtgttagttagttggtgactggagagctggaaggatggaacagtaagaatgagcaTGAGGAAAAGAGACTAAAGGAGAAATCTATAGAATAAGGTAACTATATTATGCATTAGAATGTACTGATCCATACACAAGATATCGCTATTAGTGCTGTGGtatcaaatgtataatatatattgatatattcactATTAGTACTATGGGATTATAGAGGATATTTTCACGAGCACTTTGGTAAACTAATTCAGCACTAAAACGTTCATGTTCATTTATATATCAAAGAGGGAAACAATGATTCATTGAGTGATTCCCCATTTAATCTTTTATAAATCTGATACACAGGATTTGTTTtttccattgtgtgtgtgtatcacttCTATCTCATGATTACAGTTATccagaacatattacactatttgtattccttttcaaattaaaacaaaaaagaaaataaagtgataataatgtataaataaagtgcTTGATGCCAAAAAGTGTTGAAGATAAGGGATTAAAGTATCCAAATTAAACTATAATAAGGGATTGTTATATCCAAAGTGAGGTAAGTGATGGTGTGACTAATATTAatagtttgttattttgttataacATATTCATTAAATTTTGCaataattgttaatatttttgactattttttatttttaattttttaaaattgttaattatttttatttttttttaatattaattaatatttattttatattttgtatttgtatttcattttttattttttaaatatttagttttaatttatattatttaatgtattacttttcatttttgtGTTCTTTATGTTAGTTTTATGTGATTCTAAGTGACAAaaactatattataataataatgaaatttttatttttttaaacaactgcATAAGTTCAAATTAAGTATACTCTTATATATATCTCCCTATAAGACACTAACAATTGtagattatatataattgtaactAAATCATTAAGATTTTATTGAATCTTAATATATATAACCCATTATGTAACTATAGTTCCACcccaatatattaatattggcAGTTAAAGTCAAATAAAAATTCTCTATAATGGTCCCTTGCATAATTTATTATGGCTGTGGTTCCACCCAAATGTATCAGTATTAGCAAATGAAATACAGTGAGGGTCCATATGATAATCCCTTTGGATCTTATTGTATCACTCCATCAATCAGAGAAAAGCTGtataattattgttatcatttaatCCCTTAGGATAAATTGTCCCCTTTAAGAAGATTATTTTCACTTCATGTTTCAACAACGTCTGTTTAATATCGCCACCTCTAGTTCcaagatttattttttccattccaTAAGCTACTAAGTATTTGGCGTTGTTGTTATGTGCCTTTAAGAAATGTCTGGCTAATGAAGTTAAAGTTTTAATTATCTTGGCATCTTGTTCGGCATTCAGAATGTTGCCTACATGTTCTAGCAGTCAATGTTTAAAAGGTCTGCTAGTCATCCCAATATAGCTTAACGCACAAGGACAGGTGAGACAATATATGACACCTTGTGTGTCACAATTAAAAAGCTTTCAATGGTGTGGCGATTAGCAAATTTGTCCACAAATTGGTGGGTCTTCTTTGTATATTTGCAGACTTTACATTTCCCACAAGGGTAAAATCCAGttattgtttttctaattatCATCTGTTTTGAATTGTCCTGAAAATGACTATGTACAAATAAGTCATGTAGATTCTTCGATCTCCTCCAGCTGGTTAGTATTCTGTTTCCCATTATCTCTTGAAGATCTGGATCTAATTTCAAGATGTGATTATGTTTTTGTAGGATAGATTGAATTTGCTGCCACTGATTGTTGAAGGTACTAACAAATCTAATGATTGTATTTTCTGATTTATGTTGTCTTTGTGGAAAGACTAAAGAATCTTTTTTAATAGTTCTAGTTTCTCTATATGCTTTTTTGATCTAATTATGGCTATACCCTCTTTTCAGGAGTCTTTCACGTAACTCCTTAGCTCTTTTCTCAATAGTAGCTAAATCACCACAGTTTCTTCTCATACAGAGAGATTCTCCTTTAGGGATACAACGAATTGTAGAAGGGAGATCAGAGCTAGATGTGTGGAGAATACTGTTTgttgctgttttctttttttatcaggACAAATTCTAATAGGTTTAGAACAAAGCTATTAAGTTCATTTCTCACTTTGGTCTCTAAAAATTGTCTGGCAGCTTCTAAACCTTTTTGATGCTCAATACTAGTGTGTAGAGCCTCCACATCACATGTACATAACCAAGTGTTCTCATGTACCGTgatatgttgtattttactaaggacATATAAGGTGTCTTGTACATATAAAGGCAAGAAGAATTCAAATTCTCTCAAATAGGTGTAAACATATATACTAGCTTTCTCCGTTAGGTTGTCTAGACCTGAAACTATTGGTCTGCCGGGTGGTCTTCTCTCATTTATAGCTACTTTCGGAAGTACATAAAACGTACCGCTGCTTCTCACACTAATGCAGCTGTATTTATAGTTCTCTGGAAGCAGTGAGGTGATATTACTGAGCAGATCGGACACTTGCACAGGCTCCGTCAAAATTCGCTGAACAAAGCTGTAACTATCCTATTTTGCCCTCAGTTCCTTTTCCTTGGGAACCTCCTATTTTATTACTTACCCCCTTTGTCATCCACCTTAAAAACTTACTTTGAATCTCTAAAACCCTCCACTTCCTTATAAGTCCAGGACCCAACCAACCTCAGTGTATCCTCCAGTACGATCTTACCCTGCTACTTTCTTGATCTTCATACTAATGTATACAAAGCAGAGGAAAGTGGTGTTTATTATATGTAGAGGTCCACTCAGATActgggaaatataaaaatataaaacgtaTATAATTCTTTTGGTAATGTTAAAATGTTCAATCCCCCCACTGAACACTAATTAGTCTAAAAGcagtaacataatttacaattgaTAGTCAAGAAGGTGTATCAGAAAGAAGAATAGTGAACCATATAAAAATGCCAAAGGGAAGAATTGATTTTGAtctgatttaatatttttttgtgtctattgaaaatataataattaggaCTATTTCCCTATATCATATAATCAATTCCTGAAGCTCTTCTTCGATATTCACATGTTTCTAAATCATTCAAATTGTTATAACCTATTGTTATAGATTATTCGTTCAAACAATATATGGCCATATTTATTTTAACGTATTCCGCCATTGTCTTAAACATAAATGCATGTATGATTCTTTGTTTATTATGTTCAGCTAGtacagggtaaatgtatgaaatatgTAGAATATGATTGATACTTCTTCAAATCCTGGCAGCACTCATTCCAAATGTTCAGAGATTAGATACTGACACTGGTCTCCCTCTAATCAATAAATTGGCTGCTGTCCCAAGTATTTCCGAGAGGTAAACACCTGAGTATCTTATTAGTAAATTTATGTCCTGTATCCTAATTTCACAgtattcttatatattattatacttcaCAATAATATTAGTTCTTATGTTTCTAAAACATTATAGACTACATGAGATGAGTCAGTAATCACCTCAAACTAGCTAAAACTGAACAAAAGAGAAGATTGTGGCTCTCTCTGCCTAGACAATAGGAGAATCTTAAACAAAagttccatttgttgacataacaggatgtcagagactgcaGTGATCTAATTAGAAAGCAAGATGTTACCACCTGCCAAGATCTAATTATAATTCTCCTTTGTAGTAAGTGACCTTATGAATGTgtatacctcatttacatgtcaAGGAGGTTTACACCAGAAACTGAAGCTTCGctgattaaataatttaattttatgagaGTTTAATTTAAATTTCACCAGAAAACAAATAGTGTGAGAataagctttggtcatcccgggaactattgaagagagatggggagaaatgcatataaataggctgtatcaggctggtgttagttagttggtggctggagagctggaaggatggaacagtaagaatgagcaTGAGGAAAAGAGAATGAAGGAGAAATCTACAGAGTAAGGTAACTATGCTATGCATTAGAATGTATTGATCCTTAGACAAGTGATTGCTGATTTTGTGATTTATAATTGTTTGTATTCTTGTGTtagtaatatttatatagctaTGATTGCAATCTAACaatcataaatataatattaagagTACACTACTGTGAATTATttttctatcagtactgtggtgtcATGTGTGCAAGTTTTCTCTATCAGTGCTGTGGtatcaaatgtataatatatattgatatattcaaTATTAGTACTATGGGATTATAGAGGATATTTTCACGGGCACTTTGGTAAACTAATTCAGCACTAACACTttaatgttcatttaaatatcaaaGAGGGGAACAATGATTCATTGAGTGAATGTTCAGTTATTTATACAAATACAATCTAATTTTTACTGTTTGATTACCCATATAATCTTTTATAAATTAGATACACAGGATTTGTTTTTTctattgtatatgtattacttaaAACTTATGATTACATTAATccagaacatattacactatttgtattCCTTTTCTTTTTGAATGTATAAAATTTTGATCTGGAGTCTACCTTAGCAAAGAGCTTTGGAATCTCTCCAGAGATAATCAGATAAACCTGGTTCATGTTATGCACATTGGTATGAGGCTAATTCACATTTTGAGCATATTTTGGGACGTTGTCAGTTATGATTTGGAAATTACTGCACTACTAGGCGCCTTTTTGTTCTGATATTTCCTTTTTACTATATATGTGTCTGAAATCAGAATGTACTCCAAGATGAGATAATCAAAATTTCTTAATTATGTACAATCCATTGTCAACAGCTTACAAACAACGTGTAAAATGTACATTCATATAATtttggtataaaatatatttattttttcaacaagtggattAATGAGCAGGACTCCCTCTAGCAACAGAACAGGACACCCATAGATCAACATTCTATACTGAATATCTGCGTAACCCATAAGTTAGATCGACTACAGAAGTCAGCGCTTATAAAACTTGCGGATTCAGAGAagctattttcattttctgaataGAAGCAGCCTTCTATAGCTTgtaacttaataaacacacaatgaGTCTCACAGGACAGAGGCCATATCAATGCTCTGAGTGTGATAAAATGTTTACACGGAAGTCAAACCTGATCAtacaccagaggattcacacaggcgagaagccattttcatgttctgaatgtagtaaatgttttagtgCCAATTCAAAATTAATCCTCCACCAGAGgagtcacacaggagaaaaaatgtttagttgctctgaatgtaacaagtgtTTTTCTCATAAGTCagatcttgttacacatcagaggatccacacaggagaaaacccattttcatgttctgaatgtagtaaatgttttaaacagaaatcaCACCTTATTAgtcaccagaggattcacactggagagaaatCATTTTCATGCtccgaatgtagtaaatgttttaaacagaaatcaCACCTTATTAGTCACCAGAGGAGTCACACTGGAGAGAAGTCATTTTCATGCtccgaatgtagtaaatgttttaggaGCAATTCACACCTAATCCTGCACCAGAGGTtttacacaggagaaaaaccatattcatgctctgaatgtaacaaacatTTTCGTACCAATTCAAAATTAATCAtgcaccagaggattcacactggagaaaaacaattttcatgctctgaatgtaacaaatgttttaaacagaagtCACACCTTGTTAGACACCACATGATTCAGACTGGAGAGAAGCCCTTTTCATGTTctaaatgtagcaagtgttttaagaCTGATTCACACCTTGTTAGTCATCAGAGAagccacacaggagagaaaccatttatatgctctgaatgtaacaaatgttttaaacaaaagaTAACACTTCTTACGcaccagagaagtcacacaaggaAGTCACTTGTTTCCGAATAGAGCATGTATTTCATAGACAAGTTAACTTGTTTAATCATTATAATATTCACAAAGGAGAGAATCAATTTTTATTTACTGGATGTGGCAATTGTTGTatgtaaaatcaaatattttttggaGTGGAACGTCTAACATTGAGACTTAGGAATTCTTCCCCTGGGATGGTCTCCCTGTAATTGAGAGCAACTGTATACCAACCATCAATGACAAAGAAGTCCCAAGGTATCATGTGGTTAATTAAGATACTAATGAAgttgaatgttttttattatgttctTATTTTAAACCAGTAGCACATTTAAAGTGTCCatgtcacttacacacagtggaggtaattTCCAAAGTGCATTCGATTCACTCTGCAAACCAATTAAATAATCATGAGAGGGACTGGTAATAGGGGCTACAACCATATCTCTATCTTCGTTTCCTCCCACTCCCCTTTTTGATCCTCTTCAATCTGTTTTTTATCCCCTCAACTCCAATGAAGCCACCCTCACTAAGGTCCCATCTAAGTGTTTTTTCATCCTGCTTATCTTTCTAGACCTCTGCACAActagacaccattgaccaccctctCCTCCAGCAATCCCTTCtcttcattagcttctgtgaaaCTGCCCTTATATGGTTCAACTGCTACTCACCATCTACTCCTTATGGGTCTCTAGTTCTGTCTCTATTTTCCCTCCTCTGCCACTACCTGTCACCATCCCCCAGTAATCTGTTCTCGTccccctgctcctctccctctataATTCTTCCCTCTGTGATggtatcagctcctttggcctccattaCCATCTCTATGCTGCTGTCACCCACGCAAGTCCCTCTTTCCAAGTGTTTTCTTTATGTTATTTTACAGGGTATAATAGTGTAAGCTTGCTGCTTGTACGTATACAATTTTATTGCTCacgtacattttattttattttgctggttgTCAAACTCGTTCTAGTGCCTtagaaataaaggattttttgaaAATTCCATGTGACGATTATTTGTCTGTCaacctttttattacattgtttggagTTCAATATGGAGGTTTTAAATGAATCCAAtttaaagtataggatgagacgtGATCTCTTCCAGCTCTGAGCTGGGGCAAAACTCAGGTCCTTATGTAGTCTGGAAATGATTGTGCACCTTCCACACAGCAAACAAGAGCGAGAGTGTGCCGATGGCCATCTTGAACCGCAAAATGAAATTTCGTCTCTGCAAAACAATGTGCACTGTATGCTTACTCTGTACTGTGTGCGGAACACCCTCACTCCTCCCAGGTCCTCTCCTTGCCATGTATAATCTTCAACgaagttaaaagaaaataaataggtGCACATTGGTTCTCAATATTAAAGGATATTAACttttaaaacgtaacttttattgtTTAGATTAAATCAGtgatatataatagtatatcttCAATAAAATCACTGTGTGTAATTAAAAGTGCCTGGGTGCACCAGGTAACTTGTCTTAATATAATGgggagtataatatataatagagttAGAGTAATACCCACATATCATATCTCCAAATACATTAGCTGTGAATAATCTCATTAAATGCATATATGATAATGACACCAGTGTTATTCACTATTCTCTTGATCAGCTTTAGTAATACACGGAGATGATTTGCTATCTACCTAGAGACGCTCCACACTAACTAGGATTTGTTGGAGCGAGTCATAGTTTTTTATATTACACATCTAATGTGGATGGTCTCGTGATTATATATAGCAGTAACATTAATATTACTCGCTAGTCTCTCAATTAGCTCCCATTCATCTTAGATCCATATACCACATCAGGTAAAAAACAGTCTCATTTGTTAGATATGTAGTGGTAGTGCCAGTATTGTTTGTTATACTCTCAATCAGCTTCCAGTTATGTAGTGGTAGTGGCGCCAGTATTATTAATTATACTCTCAAACAGCTTTCAATTATACAGCGGCGGCTAACTATCTGCCTACAAAAAGCTCCAGAATATCTCTGGTTTTGCTGGAGCAATTCCTCGTTTCTTTATTTCCCCTAAGGTCAAGTATAATCTAGTGCACCCAGCGATACaacgacgcgcgtttcgctgtgtgcTTATTCAAGGCAAGCCGAGAGACTATTCTGACAGTTTATAAATACTGTCAGTGTGGGGCTAACCTCATGACGTGAGGGTGTCTCCACCTATAAGAAAGAGTGTTTATCAAAGTGATTGGCATAATATACAGCCAATCTCTGATGGTTACAATCCAAAATCCTCCCATTCGGATTTCTATTGGTCCAAATGCATTGCATTGCCGATAATAAGGAAGggaataataaataaacttaataaTACGGCTTAATAATACGGGATTTACTATAGTTGCTACCAAGTCTAGCAGATCTTAATCATACATGATCAAGTAAGCCATAATTAATCACGATCACTAAAGATCGGTGAGTTAgatctatatattgtttttggtGATATAGAATTCAGATATGTACCATaatgaaattatgaatcaagttaaaacaaaaaagaaaataaagtgctATGATGCCAAAAAAGTGTTGAAGATAAGGGATTAAAGTatccaaattaaattataataaggGATTGTTATATCCAAAGTGAGGTAAGTGAATATTAATAGTGTGTTATTTTGTTATAACATATTCATTAATTTCTACaataattgttaatatttttgactattttttatatttaatttttttaaatggttaattattcattttttttaatttttattattaattaatatttattttatatattattattttatttttaaattttttttaaatttttagtttttatttatattatttaatttattacttttcatttttttgttctttatgttagTTTTATGTGATATTAAGTGACAAaaactatattataataataatgacatttttcttattttaacaaTTACATAAATTCAAATTAAGTATACTCTTATATATGTCTCCCTATAAGACACTAAAAAGTGtagattatatataattgtaactAAATCAGTAAGAGTTTATTGTATCTTAATAGATATAACTCATTATGTAACTATAGTTCCACCCAGATATATTAATATTGGCAGTTAAAGTCAAATAAAAATTCTGTATAATGGTCCCTTGCATAATTTATTATGGCTGTGGTTCCACCCAAATGTATCAGTATTAGCAAATGAAATACAGTGAGGGTCCATATGATAATCCCTTTGGATCTTATTGTATAACTCCATCAATCAGAGAAAAGCTGtataattattgttatcatttaatCCCTTAGGATAAATTGTCCCCATTAAGATTATTTTCGCTTCATGTTTCAACAATGTTTGTTTAATATCGCCACCTCTAGTTCcaagatttattttttccattccaTAAGCTACTAAGTATTTGGGGTTGTTGTTATGTGCCTTTAAGAAATGTCTGGCTAATGAAGTTAAAGTTTTAATTATCTTGGCATCTTGTTCGGCATTCAGAATGTTGCCTACATGTTCTAGCAGTCGATGTTTAAAAGGTCTGCTAGTCATCCCGATATAGCTTAACTCACAAGGACAGGTGAGACAATATATGACACCTTGTTTGTCACAATTAAAAAGCTTTCAATGGTGTGGCGATTAGCAAATTTTTCCACAAATTGGTGGGTCTTCTTTGTATACTTGCAGACTTTACATTTCCCACAAGGGTAAAATCCAGttattgtttttctaattatCATCTGTTTTGAATTGTCCTGAAAAAGACTATGTACAAATAAGTCATGTCGATTCTTCGATCTCCTCCAGCTGGTAAGTATTCTGTTTCCCATTATCTCTTGAAGATCTGGATCTAATTTCAAGGTGTGATT
This genomic interval carries:
- the LOC142150609 gene encoding uncharacterized protein LOC142150609; protein product: KHTMSLTGQRPYQCSECDKMFTRKSNLIIHQRIHTGEKPFSCSECSKCFSANSKLILHQRSHTGEKMFSCSECNKCFSHKSDLVTHQRIHTGENPFSCSECSKCFKQKSHLISHQRIHTGEKSFSCSECSKCFKQKSHLISHQRSHTGEKSFSCSECSKCFRSNSHLILHQRFYTGEKPYSCSECNKHFRTNSKLIMHQRIHTGEKQFSCSECNKCFKQKSHLVRHHMIQTGEKPFSCSKCSKCFKTDSHLVSHQRSHTGEKPFICSECNKCFKQKITLLTYQRIHTGEKPFSCSESYKQGENITFV